GGACAATGTTTTGTCCTGGTCTCtaacttatgttttttttttttctccttctcacAGGTAATTTATGTAGCTCGGAACGCCAAAGACTGCATGGTGTCCTATTTCTACTTCCAGAGGATGAACAAGGGTCTGCCAGATCCTGGGACCTGGAATGAATACTTCTCAGCATTCACGGCTGGAAATGGTGAGAAAAAGACACACCACTTGTTCTTCAGGCTTTTCCATCATGCTTTCTCACTTTGTCACCGAGGTCCTAAGTCCTAACCATATACAGTGCTTTGTTGTTTCCTCACCATATTCCTGCTCATACTTCTCTTCATTTTGTCACAGTGTTCTTCATAGGTTTCCCTACCATGCTCCTTAGCTTTCTACACCATGTTCCTCATAATTTTCTCACAATGTTACTCAGTCTCAGCCTTTCGTCATTGTGTTCCTCGGCCTTTCGTCATCGTGTTCCTCGGCGTCTGCTTACCATTTTCTTATTACTTTCTTCATTCCATATTCACCACCTTCTAACTGCTTTCCAACCATGTTTGTTTTGCTCAATAGTTAATTCACCATATTCCTCAATCTTTTTACTCGCTATATTTCTTATTCTTTCCTCAACATGTTCTCCATGATTCATCACCATGTTCCTTCATATTTCCTCATCATATTCCTCATCATTTCCTCACCATGCTCCCAGTCTTTCATAACAATGTTCCGCCTCATTTCTTCACCATGTTCTTTACTGTTTCCTCATCAAATTCTTTCATTCCCTTCCATATTCCTCGGTGTTTCCAATGTTGCTATATACAGCTTGCATTTCTAAGTTTCCTCACCACTTCTTCAATGATCCTTACTGTTTTCTTACTCTTTCGTTATCATTTCCTCACTGTTTTCAATATTTCCTCACCATGTTCCACATCATTTCTCCACTGTTTTCATGTAagaccccgttcccacggagtaacgcaccgctcattctgacacgtaaacactcagagtgaggcacttcaaaacagatcccattgacttcaatgggtggcgTCTTTCAcgcgctatacattgaaatcaatgggttaaaaagcctcccattgatttcaatgtgtagtgcgtgtaagacggcacccattgaagtcaatgggatctgttttgaagtgcctcactctgagtgtttacgtgtcagaatgagcggcacgttactccgtgggaactggGCCTAACGCAGCAAATGTGAACCCACCATGTCAAACATTGGTTTGATTTTGACTACACCTGAGGCCATTGTCTAAGTGGTCCCCTGGTATTCATCTTTTAACCCCTGTATGAGGATCTGGACTCTACTCCTAGAGGTAGCAACCTGGTGTAGTGGTCACGATACGTTGACCCAATTGAGTCAAGAGATGCCACTGCATAGGACAGCGGGACAGGCATAGAAATGGTTAAAGGGTGAAGTGAGATTAAGGCAGGCCAGTTCATTCAGCAGGATTTATGAGGTACTAAGGGCAGGGCAGGCGAAACAGGTTCAAAGTGAGATAACAAGCTAAGGGTCAAACACGGGTACACTGGAAAATGCAGCGTTTGGGATTCACATTCTCGGGATCTTTAAGCTAGGAACCTTACTGATCAGACATATTCCTGTGGGTGAAGATGCTCTTAAATAGCCCACCCTTGCAGGATATTATCTGGGAACAGACTGCAAGGATTGTAGCTTCTTATAGGGCCATTGCACCCTACAGGTAAGGACTGTAACACAAACGTCACAACCTTATAATAGTAGTATCAAGGCAGAGAGTGGATACCTGTCTTACCATGTTCCTCAGTggttcctcacaattttgctcagCTCTTCCTCACAATGTTTTTGTTATTTCCCAATTGTGATCCTCACATCATCCCCCCCCCTCTATTGCCCAATCTTTCTTAATTTGTTCCTTATCATTTCTTCGCTGCCTCCTCACCATGTTCTTCACTGTTTCCTTACCATGTTTATAAACATTTCATCACGATGTTCCTCATTGTCCTCTCAATAtgtttatcatttatttattattttccccacttttctctcagcatttctTTGCCTTGTTCCTCACTGTTTCCTCAtcatcttcctcactgtttcctcatcattttcctcacTGTTTTCTCACCATGTTCCTCAGCATTTCCTTACGATGTTCCTCACTGTTTCCtcaccatcttcctcactgtttcctcaccatcttcctcactgtttccTCACCATCTTTCTCACTGTTTCCTCACCATGTTCCTCAGCATTTCCTTACGATGTTCCTCACTGTCTCCtcaccatcttcctcactgtttccTCACCATCTTTCTCACTGTTTCCTCACCATGTTCCTCAGCATTTCCTTACGATGTTCCTCACTGTCTCCtcaccatcttcctcactgtttcctcaccatcttcctcactgtttctCACATTGTTTCTCATTACTTCTTCACCATATCTCTTCTTATTTCCTCACCCTGTTTTTCACTACTTCCTATCCACGATCCTGAGCAGTTCCTCATCTTACCCTCATAATTTGCCCAATTTATTCCTCATTCTTTCGTAACTCCTTCCTTAGCATTTCCTCGCCATGTTCCTGATTTTGTTCCCTTCTTTCAGTTCCTTGGGGAAGTTGGTTTGACCATGTCATCGGATGGTGGAAAGCAAAAGACGAACACCAGATTCTCTATGTCTTCTATGAAGACATGATCGAGGTGAGGACAGTGACTTCCACATAACGAACATGAACAATCAGCTCAGCGTCTTATATTTTCCTATAAATTGTGTCACCAGGACCCAAGGAGAGAAAtaagaaaaatatcaaaatttCTAGGCAAGGAGTTGACCGAAGAAGTTCTGGATATTATTCAACACCACACGTCATTCAATGCCATGAAGGAGAACCCAATGACCAATTTCAGCGTCCTGCCATCATTTGTATTTGACCAGTCCGTCTCGTCCTTCATAAGGAAAGGTGAGAATCTAAAATGCCAACTTTCATGAACCTAATGCCAGAACATCAGTATAGACTGACATATACCCCGCCACATCCTCCACAGTAATGTACACATGAGGATGTATATGTGTAACAGTCTATACATGTATTACAGTTACAGCCTGTGATCACCCCTATAGGAACGGTATTGCCCACCATCAGTATCTGTGACTGAGCAGCCCAGCTTTTTACATGGACTAGGATTATAGCATTATATCTGTAATGGGATATACCTTTAATTACTCATTATTAACCCCTCATTGTGTCCATTTTCATGACAGGTAAAGTTGGTGACTGGAAGAATCATTTCTTGGTGACCCAAAATACACTATTCGATGAAGTATACAAGAAGAGGATGGAGGGGAGCGGGCTCAACTTCCGCACCGAGCTAtgagacaaactaaaatggctgctctgACACACgtttgttatattgtgtatgaaaCGGGTGGAATTATAACCCCCCCAACATGCTCCATCTACCACTCCAACTCCACACCAAGGCAAAGTCATTGAGTCTGGAGAGATACAACTCTATGGTGGATCTATTTGATCATTGGGATGGATGACCATAACGCCATTCTCCAGGCTCCTCCCCTTATTGAAGTACCTCCTCTTAATTaaactcctcctcctctgaatgaagctcctccccctccatctatgGCCAGCAGTTTCCGGATAATCTTACTTTTATTACCAATGGTTTACTTGTAGATTTAGAATCATTTTGGACTTGCTCCTCCCCATGCTCTGACATCCAGCTGGGCATAAGTATCTGAGTAAAGAAAGCTGCAGTATAAAGAATGGTGAAGCCACAAAGCATCAATATGAGACTCGGATCAGAAACGAACAATTTCAGACTACCTCAGATATCAACGGAAAATAAAGGTTTAACTATTCGTACCTGTGTCCTTATTTGCACTTCAAGGATTTGCCCCAAACGATGAGCAAGTGGTAACAAACACTACATAgatctcagcagacagtatcacacataataggattagatacacagctcagcagacagtatcacacatgataggattagatacacagctcagcaggcagtatcacacatgataggattagatacacagctcagcagacagtatcacacatgataggattagatacacagctcagcagacagtatcgcaaaTGATAGGATTagctacagcagctcagcagacagtatcacacatggtaggattagatacagcagctcagcagacagtatcacacatggtaggattagatacagcagctcagctccAGTGCCTAGGAAAGCAGAGGTTGTCCCCCTCTGACTGATTATTCAAAAATGCATGCTGAGAAGTTGGGTGATGACTATTATGGCTGCCTTTACAGCTCCCACAGGCTTGTGCCCCAGCTTTCTCTAACTCCTGACTGACACGTTTGCTAAGGGCATATATTTCATTATAACTGGACAGATGTGCCATTCGCaaggctgggaaagctgggtgtggtATAGCAAATGTATTGTACTCAGACACAATCCTGTAATCCTCAGTAAactatgtgcccccccccccccccccattgtgctTTTCTATGGTCACGGCTGTAGAACCTGATATCGGTGACATCTTAAAAATGGGTTCAGAGGAGACAGAAAAGGATCTCCTGAGATAATCTGACCGGTTACCTCATCACCATACTGGTTATACATTGTCCACACCATTCCCAGCAGTGCCAGCTGCACCAGGTCACACCCCGCCACAGCGCAAGGGACTTATAACATCTTTAAAGGGACAGTACAATACATAGTAATATGGATTGATATACAACATTGTCAATCAGGAGACGCTGAAATAAATTCAAGGAATACTGAAATCAGGGAATAAGACGGAAGTTACTGTTACATACCTCTATGTGTTCCAACCATGGTCCTCAGCACCTCCTACCATGTTCCTCAGCATCTCCTACCATGTTCCTCAGCATCTTCTACCATGTTCCTCAGCATTTCCACCTTATTCCTCAGCATCTCCTACCATGTTCCTCAGCATTTCCACCATATTCCTCACTGTTTTCACAACATATACTTCAATTTCAAACTACATTTCTCCCCATTTCTTTACCATGTTCCTCATCATTGACAGTAGATCCATGTAGATCAAGAAATGCAGATAAGACGAAGGTAACTGGCAGTGACGTGGGTTTGTTCAATTTGATAATCCTGCAATAAGAACAGGTGGAACAGGATTTGATGAAGGTAAGACTAGGAGAGGTCAAACACAGGTAATCTGGAGATACAGAACCATAGGAACCATGTAAAAGGAAAGGTGCCTTAAATAGCATGCATGTTCAGAGGAGTAACTTGGAACAGACTTCTACATTTTCTTAAATAGTACATACAATGTATAGGCAGTGATTTGAGCAGAGCAACCATGGCCTGGAAGAGAGTTAAGGCAGACAGATAGAAGGTTGGCGTCTGCAACCAAGCAACACTATAAACTCGCCATGTCCTTCAGTGTTTCCTCACTATATTCCTCAGTTTTCCTCACAATGTTCTCACTATTTTCCATTAATGATCCTCAGCTTTTGTTCCCCATGTTACTAATGTTCCTCACAATTCCATCGCCATGTTACTCAGCCTTTCCTCTCCATGTTACATACTGTTTTCTCACATGTTCCTCATTATTTCCTCACCATGTTTGTCAGCATTTTCTCACCATGTTTCTCCATCAAATTGCTCAAACTTTTTCAACAAGTTTCTTGGTAACTCCTCACCATGTTtcctcactgagttttcctcagtATTTACCTACGATGTTCCTCACTGTTTTTTTCGCAATGCCCCTGTTTCCCTACCACTTTCCTTACTATCTCCCAAGCATTTCCTCACAATATTCCCCAGTTTTTCCTCACCATGTTCttaaggcctcttgcagacaaCTGTGGCTGAGATCAGTTTGCTATCTGTGTTTTGCCTGGATAGCAGACTGACCCATTATTATTGGGAATACACGGTCACGTGTGCGggtcacaaaatatagaacaagtcctattcctgtccaattatGCGGCCACGCTTCCGTGGTTCCTACTGATTTAATGAAAGTGGCCACGTGTCCCCCGTGCGTCGCCCTTGCCTTTAATTCATGGCTGGCCGGAAGCACATGGTCATCTACAACCGGTCTTACGGTTCCATCACTATGTTCCTCACTATGTTTCATCACTATGTTCCTCATCATGATTTTCATTGTTTTCATGATTTTCATTGTTTCCTCACCATGTTCTTCCTTATTTGCTCATCATGTTTTTCACTATTTTCTCACCATGTTCCTCAGTATTTTATCATGATGATCTTCAGTTTTTCTTCACCAGGTTCATCAGTATTTTTTATCATGTTCTTCAGTATTTCCTTACCATTGTCAGGAGAATTTCTGCATCTATCAAAGGAGGCACAGCAGTTGATCATCTAAAATAAAGGCAGGCTGTTTATTTGCTTGTTAACAAGGAGACAACACAATATATGGACAAAGGTGCTGTGGTCATTGTTGTCTGAAGGGAGACCACAGGGGTACTTTTTTATAGTCAGTTTCTTAGCGTCTTGCCGGTCATTCAATGTCTTGTACTTCTCATCACAATCAGAAACTAAGTAGATGGATTCAAGGTTCTTTTGCACCCTTGGATGAGTTACAATAAGTTGTCTGGGTGGACACAACTGAAATCTAAGCATAATATagataaaaagtggttacattcTTATTAATCAGAAACTGGTGAATTCCAGGAATGTC
This region of Leptodactylus fuscus isolate aLepFus1 chromosome 8, aLepFus1.hap2, whole genome shotgun sequence genomic DNA includes:
- the LOC142216891 gene encoding sulfotransferase 1C2-like — translated: MDPKLLEKLEEEMKTIHLKMGEIQGIMLPESTIDIWEKICNFQAREDDILIATYPKAGTTWMQEIVDLIMLNGDVEKSMRAPCFIKVPFIDLNAKPMVSGVDAADVMESPRLIKTHFPIQLMPPSFWEKNVKVIYVARNAKDCMVSYFYFQRMNKGLPDPGTWNEYFSAFTAGNVPWGSWFDHVIGWWKAKDEHQILYVFYEDMIEDPRREIRKISKFLGKELTEEVLDIIQHHTSFNAMKENPMTNFSVLPSFVFDQSVSSFIRKGKVGDWKNHFLVTQNTLFDEVYKKRMEGSGLNFRTEL